From a region of the Daphnia pulicaria isolate SC F1-1A chromosome 1, SC_F0-13Bv2, whole genome shotgun sequence genome:
- the LOC124346810 gene encoding uncharacterized protein LOC124346810, with protein MLDKSVVGVQPRIVWTLDDIKTKELEAMEKEEEENDKWMEFAGRSTCAAVVHLGEKSQPLPVKIVWRITLIVGVILMIASTYFSASSFLSFSGNSEMMLQTDSDSWIEHPNYHICTSNTFNLTILKELGFVDAEMISYLLLTTSLFVVSPALLQNVERQRQLEMKFDKIVEQNGIEDVAEILQRAVLQCEDIIAGCISPSVYIDGADCCKTYFPRGSFASSTGACVTTFSAPPIIQRIPSIGFGFVVLVKDSRDSSALDNSIINPIMANQKGVIFTAADKWTDPMVALFQDRHYTRVGLWTSIAISRTTVNDEEIMQSLISHKICAQRDAQNTFLHLVPGFVNYTENNCVYANRQQRIVDASKCHLYFLPYKGDLPSCRPQQVLEFVHKVIVGGETYLNPVFRYFPGCVSECWRETYQFSTSYADLQLASNFQFGNWTITPDQSKQLAVLNFFYPTFTQNLLVNHYPTINQGLGIVGGNLGLFLGASMVTVIEVVVFVFTYFCPSKWTRD; from the exons ATGTTGGACAAGAGTGTAGTAGGGGTCCAACCGCGAATTGTTTGGACATTAGACGACATCAAAACCAAAGAACTGGAAGCCatggaaaaggaagaagaagaaaatgacaagTGGATGGAATTCGCTGGACGGTCCACTTGCGCCGCAGTGGTCCATCTGGGCGAGAAATCGCAGCCGCTGCCCGTGAAAATCGTTTGGCGGATCACCTTGATCGTCGGGGTCATCCTGATGATTGCCTCCACTTACTTCTCAGCTTCGTCCTTCCTGAGCTTCTCCGGCAATAGCGAAATGATGCTGCAAACCGATTCCGACAGCTGGATCGAACATCCCAATTATCACATTTGCACGTCCAACACTTTCAATCTGACCATCCTCAAAG AGTTGGGATTCGTCGATGCCGAAATGATTTCCTATTTGCTACTGACGACGTCCTTGTTTGTCGTCTCTCCTGCCCTCCTGCAGAACGTTGAAAGACAGCGCCAGTtggagatgaaatttgacaaaattgtGGAACAAAATGGAATCGAAGATGTCGCTGAAATCCTCCAACGAGCCGTGCTCCA GTGTGAAGACATCATCGCCGGTTGCATTTCACCCAGCGTTTACATTGACGGTGCCGACTGTTGCAAGACATATTTCCCGAGGGGAAGTTTCGCGTCATCGACAGGAGCTTGCGTCACCACCTTTTCCGCCCCACCCATTATTCAG cgtATCCCTTCAATCGGATTCGGATTTGTTGTCCTCGTCAAGGATTCACGGGATTCCAGCG CGCTGGATAATTCGATAATCAATCCGATCATGGCCAACCAGAAGGGAGTCATCTTTACAGCTGCCGACAAGTGGACCGATCCGATGGTGGCTTTGTTTCAAGACCGGCACTACACTCGCGTTGGACTGTGGACCTCTATCGCCATCTCCAGAACAACA GTTAACGACGAGGAAATTATGCAATCGTTGATATCTCATAAAATTTGCGCCCAACGGGATGCGCAAAACACTTTCCTTCATTTGGTGCCGGGTTTCGTCAACTATACGGAAAACAACTGCGTTTATGCTAACCGTCAGCAAAGAATTGTCGACGCATCCAAATGTCACCTTTACTTTTTGCCATACAAAG GTGATTTGCCATCGTGTCGTCCGCAGCAAGTATTAGAATTCGTGCACAAGGTTATAGTCGGCGGGGAAACGTACTTGAATCCGGTTTTCCGATACTTCCctg GATGCGTCAGTGAATGTTGGAGGGAAACTTACCAATTCTCGACTAGTTACGCCGATTTGCAACTGGCTTCCAATTTCCAATTTGGCAATTGGACCATCACGCCTGATCAAAG TAAGCAATTGGCGGtgctaaatttcttttatccGACATTCACTCAAAATTTGTTGGTTAATCATTATCCCACCATTAACCAAGGACTTG gaATTGTGGGCGGTAACTTGGGCCTATTTCTGGGTGCCAGTATGGTGACCGTTATCGAAGTGGTGGTCTTCGTCTTCACCTACTTCTGCCCATCCAAATGGACACGTGATTAA
- the LOC124334936 gene encoding uncharacterized protein LOC124334936: MMKRRIVVAPRRIVWTLDYQPSQVFVMPKRKEKKRCEKWRKFAGRSTCAAVAHLGEESHPLPVKIVWRITLIVGIFLTTVSTYFSASSFVNFAGNSEMVLQANSDSWIEHPNYHICTSNTFNSTILKEMGFVDAEMVSYLILTTSVFIVSPALVDDVERQRQLEIKFNKILADKGIKDVKEIFQRAVLKCEDIIAGCISPGVYVDGVDCCAKYFPTGSFASSTGACVTTFSTPPIIQSIPSIGFGFVVLVRDSRDASGLDNSIINPITANQKGVAFSVSDKWTDPTVAIYLGKHYTRIGIWTSVALSRKTINDEDIMTSVVSRKVCAHRNDHERYRHLVPGFGNYTEENCNFAVRQKRVTEYANCYMMNLPYKGDLPSCRPQQMLILDQLAKTKMNLNNEELDCVSECWKETYEFSASYADLELTTNFRFGNWSISPNQSNTLAAINFYYPSFMQTLMVNHYPTINQWFGILGGNLGLFLGASMVTVIELLVFCFSCCCSTK; encoded by the exons ATGATGAAGAGGAGAATAGTAGTAGCCCCTCGAAGAATTGTCTGGACATTAGACTACCAACCATCCCAAGTGTTTGTCAtgccgaaaagaaaagagaagaaacgcTGCGAAAAGTGGAGGAAATTCGCTGGACGGTCCACTTGCGCCGCAGTGGCTCATCTGGGCGAGGAATCGCATCCTCTGCCGGTCAAAATCGTTTGGCGGATCACCTTGATCGTGGGAATATTCCTGACGACTGTTTCCACTTACTTCTCCGCTTCGTCTTTCGTGAACTTTGCCGGCAATAGCGAAATGGTGTTGCAAGCCAATTCTGACAGCTGGATCGAACATCCCAATTACCACATTTGCACGTCCAACACTTTCAATTCGACCATCCTCAAAG AAATGGGATTCGTCGATGCCGAAATGGTTTCCTATTTGATACTGACGACATCGGTCTTTATCGTGTCGCCGGCTCTGGTTGACGACGTGGAACGACAACGCCAGCTGGAAATTAAATTCAACAAGATACTCGCCGATAAAGGCATCAAAGATGTCAAGGAAATCTTTCAACGGGCAGTACTCAA ATGCGAAGACATCATCGCTGGATGCATCTCACCCGGCGTTTACGTTGACGGTGTCGATTGTTGCGCCAAATATTTCCCGACGGGGAGTTTCGCGTCATCGACAGGCGCTTGCGTGACTACCTTCTCTACCCCACCCATTATTCAG AGTATCCCGTCCATTGGATTCGGTTTCGTCGTTCTCGTCAGGGATTCACGGGATGCAAGCG GTCTGGATAATTCCATCATCAACCCGATTACGGCCAATCAGAAGGGAGTGGCATTTTCCGTGTCGGACAAGTGGACCGATCCTACCGTGGCGATATATTTGGGCAAACATTACACCCGTATTGGCATCTGGACCTCCGTAGCCCTTTCCAGAAAAACT ATCAATGATGAGGATATCATGACGTCTGTTGTATCCAGAAAAGTCTGCGCTCATCGGAATGATCACGAACGCTATCGCCATTTAGTTCCTGGATTTGGCAACTACACTGAAGAGAATTGTAATTTCGCTGTTCGTCAGAAGCGTGTGACCGAATATGCCAACTGTTACATGATGAACTTACCTTACAAAG GTGATTTGCCGTCATGTCGTCCGCAACAAATGCTCATTCTTGATCAACTCGCCAAGACTAAAATGAATCTAAACAACGAAGAATTAGACTGTGTCAGTGAATGCTGGAAGGAAACTTACGAATTCTCGGCCAGTTACGCCGATTTAGAATTGACGACTAATTTCCGTTTTGGCAATTGGTCCATTTCACCCAATCAAAg TAACACCTTGGCTGCTATTAATTTTTACTACCCGAGCTTCATGCAAACTCTGATGGTCAATCATTATCCAACCATTAACCAATGGTTTG GAATTTTGGGTGGCAATTTAGGCCTATTCCTTGGCGCCAGTATGGTGACTGTGATCGAACTTTTGGTCTTTTGCTTCAGTTGTTGCTGTTCTACCAAATGA
- the LOC124347941 gene encoding carboxypeptidase B-like → MKTLVVWLAVVCPILGTVQRYDGYQVYEATAKTIPQMKALMDLAQSDSFDFWTRISLNAPTDIMAAPDQVNQLLDYLSKYQIEYRTKINNVQELIDRQEDTPKLGPHSPRYNMTWDNYYRHEDIVEFAYELAATYPNLVSVSSAGQSYEGREMVLMKISSGGDGTKNAIFVDAGIHAREWIAPATVTYIIRELVENYEAHPQYIDDVDWFFMPLINPDGYEFTHTNVRLWRKNRRPNDDVNSTCVGTDLNRNFGYHWNEGGSSDSPCNEMYHGPEAFSEVESKVVRDAIWAEANRTKSYLTVHSYGQYWLTPWGYTADLPDDYDQMYALAAEAVAALTAVYGTEYQIGSGTVLLYPNSGPTDDWAKGVAGIPYSYTIELRDQGPVYGFLLPPSQIIPSGIETWEAFKVIAENVAKMP, encoded by the exons ATGAAGACTTTAGTGGTTTGGCTAGCGGTCGTCTGCCCAATTTTGGGTACCGTCCAGCGATACGATGG ATATCAGGTGTACGAAGCAACGGCTAAAACTATTCCGCAAATGAAGGCTTTGATGGATCTGGCGCAGTCGGACTCGTTCGATTTTTGGACTAGAATCAGTTTGAATGCGCCAACAGACATAATGGCGGCACCTGATCAAGTCAACCAGTTACTCGATTACCTATCAAAATACCAGATCGAATATCGCACGAAAATTAACAACGTCCAAGA ACTAATCGACCGTCAAGAGGACACGCCAAAATTGGGACCACATTCACCACGTTACAATATGACGTGGGACAACTACTATCGCCACGAAGAC ATCGTGGAATTTGCATACGAGTTGGCGGCCACTTACCCAAATTTAGTAAGCGTTTCCAGCGCTGGCCAAAGTTACGAAGGTCGTGAA ATGGTTCTGATGAAAATATCCAGCGGAGGAGACGGAACGAAGAACGCCATTTTCGTCGACGCAG GTATCCACGCCCGTGAATGGATTGCTCCGGCAAC AGTGACTTACATCATCCGTGAATTGGTGGAAAACTACGAAGCTCATCCGCAATACATCGATGACGTCGACTGGTTCTTCATGCCTCTCATCAATCCTGATGGCTATGAATTCACTCACACCAac GTTCGATTGTGGCGGAAGAATCGTCGACCGAACGACGACGTCAACTCCACTTGTGTCGGGACGGATTTGAATCGCAACTTTGGCTACCACTGGAACG AGGGAGGATCGAGCGACAGTCCGTGCAACGAAATGTATCACGGCCCGGAAGCTTTTTCAGAAGTGGAATCCAAGGTTGTCCGTGACGCAATTTGGGCCGAGGCTAACCGAACTAAATCCTACCTGACTGTTCATTCGTACGGCCAA TATTGGCTGACTCCTTGGGGCTACACCGCCGATTTACCTGACGATTACGATCAAATG TACGCTTTGGCAGCCGAGGCAGTGGCAGCTTTGACAGCTGTTTACGGAACCGAATACCAAATTGGTTCTGGAACAGTTCTTTTGT ATCCAAACAGTGGACCGACTGATGACTGGGCCAAAGGCGTTGCCGGAATTCCTTATTCCTACACAATCGAATTGCGCGATCAAGGACCCGTCTACGGTTTCCTACTGCCACCTAG tcAAATTATTCCGTCCGGAATCGAGACGTGGGAGGCATTCAAAGTCATCGCCGAAAACGTAGCGAAAATGCCTTGA
- the LOC124347867 gene encoding carboxypeptidase B-like encodes MKRLVICWISLISFCTAIQYDGYRVYEARPKNAAQVEALSNLELSELFDFWTTARLNTPTDIMTPPEQVEELLDFFKSHSIQYRLKIGDVQQVIDEQRNKIPSEMIQGLSSKSYNLTWDNYYRYDDIREFAYALSASYPQLVTVSVAGKSYEDRDLILIKISSGGSGTKNAIFVDGGIHACEWISPATVTYIIRELVENYDAHPQYVDDVDWFFMPLVNPDGYEFAHTESRLWRKNRRIHDETNTTCIGTDINRNFDYHFNEGGSSDNPCAPTYNGGQPFTEPESRALRDAILAEANRTKSYLTVHSYGQHWLTPWGWTTEYPDDYDAMFALATDAVAALTAVYGTVYDIGSSANLLYANSGPSDDWAKGVAGIPYTYTIELRDQGPVYGFLLPPDQIIPSGIETWEAFKVIAEAVAQMV; translated from the exons CTACCGAGTTTATGAGGCTAGGCCCAAAAATGCAGCTCAGGTGGAAGCGTTATCAAATTTAGAGTTGTcggaattatttgatttctggACTACGGCGCGCCTGAACACACCGACTGACATTATGACCCCTCCAGAACAAGTGGAAGAAttgcttgatttttttaagaGCCATTCCATCCAATATCGTCTAAAAATTGGAGATGTTCAACA aGTAATTGACGAACAACGAAACAAAATTCCTAGCGAAATGATTCAAGGACTTTCTTCTAAAAGTTACAACCTTACCTGGGACAATTATTACCGCTATGACGAT ATTCGAGAGTTTGCTTATGCATTAAGTGCCTCCTACCCGCAATTGGTAACTGTTTCTGTTGCCGGAAAAAGTTACGAGGATCGAGAC TTGATTCTGATCAAAATATCCAGCGGAGGATCGGGAACTAAAAATGCCATTTTCGTGGACGGAG GAATCCATGCCTGCGAATGGATTTCACCAGCGAC GGTGACCTACATAATCCGCGAATTAGTGGAAAATTACGATGCACATCCACAGTACGTTGACGACGTCGACTGGTTTTTCATGCCATTAGTCAATCCCGATGGATACGAATTCGCCCATACTGAG AGCCGATTGTGGAGAAAGAACCGACGCATCCACGATGAAACCAACACCACTTGTATCGGGACGGACATCAACCGTAACTTTGACTACCACTTTAACG AGGGCGGATCAAGCGATAATCCCTGCGCTCCAACATACAATGGCGGCCAGCCTTTCACCGAGCCGGAGTCGAGGGCCCTACGTGACGCGATTTTGGCCGAGGCTAACCGAACCAAATCCTATTTGACAGTGCATTCCTATGGACAG CACTGGTTAACTCCATGGGGGTGGACTACAGAATATCCCGATGACTACGATGCGATG ttCGCCCTGGCCACCGATGCTGTTGCAGCTCTGACTGCGGTGTACGGAACTGTTTACGACATTGGCAGTTCAGCCAATTTGCTTT ATGCCAACAGCGGGCCGAGCGACGACTGGGCTAAAGGAGTAGCTGGAATCCCTTACACTTACACGATTGAGTTGCGTGATCAAGGGCCTGTCTACGGTTTTCTCCTTCCACCTGA TCAAATTATACCGTCGGGGATCGAGACTTGGGAGGCTTTCAAAGTGATCGCTGAAGCCGTGGCTCAAATGGTTTAA